Proteins from one Lachnospiraceae bacterium KGMB03038 genomic window:
- a CDS encoding HAMP domain-containing histidine kinase: protein MIQIGAGKTMKRLDEMLTSAMDGNFEESRFDETELSRLESRWKQYVTSTQKDVEQIRKERENMRSLVSDIAHQTRTPLANILLYAGLLAEKAEGEEERFLAEQILSHTGKLEFLIQSLVKMSRLESNMLEVVPRQQRLEPLLEDVIAAFQAKAAKKEIHLACEEQPDVICAYDRKWTGEALGNILDNAVKYSPSGSRIQIRVRVFEFYVCIEVEDEGIGIREEERAQIFGRFYRGKQVQQDDGVGVGLYLAREILARENGYIKVRSTEGEGSVFGLYLPRRDSGQNRS, encoded by the coding sequence ATGATACAGATCGGAGCAGGAAAAACCATGAAGCGGCTGGACGAGATGCTCACCAGCGCCATGGACGGGAACTTTGAGGAATCCCGGTTTGACGAGACTGAGCTTTCCCGCCTGGAAAGCCGTTGGAAACAGTATGTGACTTCGACGCAGAAGGATGTGGAACAGATCAGGAAAGAACGGGAAAATATGCGTTCCCTGGTTTCTGATATCGCCCACCAGACCCGCACGCCTCTTGCGAATATTCTCCTGTATGCTGGGCTTTTGGCGGAAAAGGCAGAAGGAGAAGAGGAAAGATTTTTGGCAGAGCAGATCCTGTCCCACACGGGAAAGCTGGAATTTTTGATCCAGTCCCTGGTCAAAATGTCCCGTTTAGAGTCGAATATGCTGGAAGTCGTGCCAAGACAACAGAGACTGGAACCTTTGTTGGAGGATGTGATCGCTGCCTTTCAGGCAAAAGCAGCCAAGAAAGAGATCCATTTAGCGTGTGAGGAGCAGCCGGACGTTATCTGTGCCTATGACCGGAAATGGACGGGAGAAGCCTTGGGAAATATTTTAGATAACGCAGTCAAGTATTCCCCTTCTGGCAGCAGGATCCAGATACGGGTCCGTGTCTTTGAATTCTACGTCTGTATTGAAGTGGAAGATGAAGGCATAGGAATCCGGGAGGAGGAGCGGGCTCAGATTTTTGGCAGGTTTTATCGGGGCAAACAGGTGCAGCAGGACGATGGTGTGGGAGTAGGACTCTATCTGGCGCGGGAGATTCTGGCGCGGGAAAACGGTTATATCAAAGTCCGTTCCACGGAAGGGGAAGGCAGTGTGTTTGGCCTGTATCTGCCTCGGAGAGATTCCGGCCAAAACAGATCTTAA
- a CDS encoding ABC transporter ATP-binding protein, which yields MSILRTRQLKKYYGSGDTLVKALDGVDLSVEQGEFLAVVGTSGSGKSTLLHMLGGLDYPTAGKVEVDGKDISSLKEEQLTIFRRRKIGFVFQSYNLVPVLNVYENIVLPVELDGNKVDREYVEEIIEILGLKEKTFSLPSQLSGGQQQWVAIARALASKPAILLADEPTGNLDSVTSQDVLSLLKVTSSRFGQTVVMITHNDEIAQMADRIIRIEDGKIRGMAVGQEGQADKGGESHA from the coding sequence ATGAGTATCTTAAGGACTAGACAATTGAAAAAATACTACGGAAGCGGTGATACTCTTGTTAAGGCCCTGGATGGAGTGGACCTGTCTGTAGAACAGGGAGAATTTCTTGCAGTAGTGGGAACCTCCGGAAGCGGGAAATCTACATTGCTCCATATGCTGGGCGGTCTGGACTATCCCACAGCCGGGAAAGTGGAAGTGGATGGAAAGGATATTTCCAGTTTAAAAGAAGAACAGCTTACTATTTTCCGGCGGCGGAAGATCGGATTTGTATTCCAGAGCTATAACCTGGTGCCGGTTTTGAATGTTTATGAAAATATCGTACTTCCGGTGGAACTGGATGGCAACAAGGTGGATCGGGAATACGTAGAGGAGATCATCGAGATCCTGGGGCTGAAGGAAAAGACGTTCAGCCTGCCTTCCCAGCTTTCCGGCGGACAGCAGCAGTGGGTAGCCATCGCCAGGGCACTGGCATCAAAGCCTGCGATCCTGCTGGCAGATGAACCAACGGGGAATCTGGATTCTGTCACCAGCCAAGATGTGCTGAGCCTTCTTAAAGTGACCAGCAGCCGGTTTGGCCAGACGGTGGTCATGATCACCCACAACGATGAGATCGCGCAGATGGCAGACCGGATCATACGGATCGAGGACGGAAAGATCCGCGGCATGGCAGTTGGACAGGAAGGCCAGGCAGACAAAGGCGGTGAGAGCCATGCGTAA